Proteins encoded together in one Ptiloglossa arizonensis isolate GNS036 chromosome 9, iyPtiAriz1_principal, whole genome shotgun sequence window:
- the LOC143151672 gene encoding uncharacterized protein LOC143151672, with product MYSSEWAQLPDTGGSAIREAVGYFYDLQKDCPPLYGPLRRTVSDHRDAFLRSSVECALNRRGAAQKGAPHTVEIHASKTLQGYRALERGKGRKKLTCSKICGDFCRRVRSPYGTGIRAINKLCVRFARDVGPSRVYTSVSGTHESFREETVTGRLMRPRYGRPCAESERKSPRCSEDGRSGAIVRQSSPSDPPIAVVRVGGWCDRYGQSVVD from the exons ATGTATTCCAGCGAATGGGCGCAGCTCCCGGATACGGGCGGATCGGCAATACGGGAGGCGGTGGGCTATTTTTACGATTTACAAAAAGACTGCCCGCCACT ATATGGCCCTCTCCGACGCACGGTCTCGGATCATCGGGacgcgttcctccgttcctcggtcGAATGCGCGCTAAATCGTCGCGGCGCTGCGCAAAAAG GTGCTCCGCATACCGTGGAAATTCACGCGTCGAAAACTCTCCAAGGATATCGAGCTCTCGAACGAGGCAAAGGTCGAAAGAAATTAACTTGCTCGAAAATTTGCGGTGATTTTTGTCGACGTGTCCGATCACCGTACGGGACGGGGATTCGTGCGATAAACAAGCTCTGCGTACGGTTCGCGAGGGACGTCGGGCCGAGTCGTGTATATACGTCAGTGTCTGGCACACATGAGTCATTTCGGGAGGAAACGGTGACGGGGCGCTTGATGCGCCCACGATATGGTCGTCCCTGCGCGGAAAGTGAGCGTAAATCGCCGAGGTGTTCCGAAGATGGCCGAAGCGGGGCCATCGTGCGGCAGTCGAGCCCGAGCGATCCCCCGATCGCGGTCGTGCGTGTTGGTGGTTGGTGCGACAGGTACGGGCAGTCAGTAGTGGATTAG